Genomic window (Candidatus Fokinia cryptica):
AAAGGAAGAGATAAAGGTCGATAGCCTTACCTCTGTAGAGCTTGTTATGGCTCTGGAAGAAAAATTCAGGATCGAAATTTCTGATGAATCTATGCAAAAAGTTGAGACTGTCGGTGATGTTATAAAGATAGTTGAAGCTCTAGTAGCGGAGACAAGAAAGTAGTACACATTAATTTTCTCAATATAAGTCAATGCGTCACAGGATTGGTCATAG
Coding sequences:
- a CDS encoding acyl carrier protein, with amino-acid sequence MNDIQQSVYMIIAEKSGFSVEKMNDELNLKEEIKVDSLTSVELVMALEEKFRIEISDESMQKVETVGDVIKIVEALVAETRK